The Tropicibacter oceani DNA segment GCCGCTGCTGCCGCATGAAATCCGCGCGACAAACGCCTGGGCCGCCAGCCGCGAGACGCTGCGCGACAGCCGAAACAACGGCGACACCGGGGCTGCGCGGACCATCGCCCGCCAGATGCTGGACCGGGTCCTGGCCGCAACGGCACCGCCCCCGGCCAAGCCCGCGCCGCAAGCGCCGCTTGCCCCGGCGCCCGGGGTCGTGCGGCTGCGCTTTACAATGGGAGCAAGCCAGGGTTTTGCCACCTGCGTGGATGCGGCGGGCGAAGTGACCCGCGCGCTTGCCTGCGACCGGGCGACGGTGAACCGGTTGATCGCCGAGCTGCGAACGCAAACCGATACGGCGGATGCGTGGCAAGACCCGGCCCGGCGCTTGAACGACGCTCTGATCGCGCCTTTCGCGGCGCAACTTGACGGGGCGACCCGGCTGGAAATCGACGCAGCCGGACCCTATGCCTATGTGCCCTTCTGCCTGCTGCATGACGGCGCGCGATGCCTTGTCGAAACGGTCCAGATCTGCAACGCCGCGCCGGATCTGCCGCCACCGTCCGGCGACCGCCCGGGGAAAGGCCTGGTACATCTGGCGGCCCTGCCCGACGGCCCGCTTGCCCGCCGGCCTGACTGGATGCAGACGCCGCCGGGCCGCTTTGCCCCCCTGCACGCGGCGCTTGGCCCCCAGATGACCCGCGCGCGCTGGATCACCGCGTTGCAGGACCGGCCAAGGTATCTGTCAGTGGCCGCACATCTTGACTGCGAACCAGCCCGCCCCGACCTTTGGGCGCTGGAGCTCGGCGATGGTCAAAGCCTGCATCTTTCCGATCTGGGCAGCCGCGCCTTTTGCTTTGCGGGCATTGATCTGGCGGCCTTTGCGACCTGCGGTTCGGGGATAGCGGGCGATGACCACGGCCAGGGCAAAAGCCTGGCACGGTTGGCGCTGGAAAAGGGCGCGGGCGCTTCGATCGGAACGCTTTGGGACATCTCCGATTCCGCCGCTCACTGGCTCATCACGGCATTCTGGTTGGCGCTGGAGGCTGATCCGCAGGCCGACCCGGTGCGCGCCCTGTCAACGCTTCAGGCCCGGTTGGCAGAAACCGCCCGGCGCCCAATGGCCGTGCCGCCCGCAACCGGGGGCATCGGCGGCGCGCCCGGCCTGCTGCGCCCGGCCGATTGGGCTGCCTTCGCGGTTTTTACCCGGCCGTCGCACAACAGATCGCAACCCCCGGACCAACACAAGGACGGCCCAAGCTGCTAGGGTATCGCACCCGCTTGCAGAAAAATGAGGCGAATCGTGCCCGGCAGCAAAGACAGCACCGACAGCGCCAAGCGCGCGCTTCCTGACCTGGGGCGCAAGCTGGATCATCTTGAGGGATTGCTGGGCGCCTACCTGCCCCGGCGCAGCTTTCTGGGATCGGAACAGCAGCGCGCGCTGGATTGCGACAAACCGGCCTTTTCGCGGATGCGCAGCGGTCAGCGCATGGTCGCCAACTGGGAACTGGCCCGCTTTGTCGAGGTGTTCCGCCTGTCCGACAACGGCCTGGATTATCGCGTGTTCCTGCAACCCTTCGACGATTTCGACGCCGCCCTGCGCCGGGCCAGCGTCGGCAGCTATGGCCAGTCGGCCACGGCGCGTCTGCGCGAAGCCCTGCGCCGGCTTGTGCCCAAGGCGCAGCCGATCGTGATCCGGCGCGACATGCGGCTGAACGTCGGCGGCATCGGGGGCGCGCCAGCCCAGGACCAGATCCTGCGACTGCGCCAATCCAACCGGGTCTGCCTGACCATCCCGCTGGCCGCTTGCGACGAACGCAGGCATCTTTTCGTGTTGCATGACTTTCCGCGCGCGCGGGCGATGTCATGCCTGATGCCTTCGCTTTTTGCGCCGCAGACCGCCGTGTCCGGGACGACTGTCACGCTGCCCTTGCCTGGGTCCGGTCATGCCGATTTTTTCGTCGGCGGTGATCCGGGGTATCGCTGCCTGTACGGGATTCAGTGCCAACAGGACATCGCCCGCATGATCGCGCTCGAGGACGCCGAGACCTCGGTGCCCGGCATAAGGGACGATCAGTTTGCCCTGCTGATCGACATTCTGGAAAGCGGGGCCCTGGGCGACAAATCCCGCGTTTCGGTCACCTTTGCCGAATATATCCTGGACTGACCCGCGCCGGCGCCACCCGCCGCGCTGGTGCGATTGCATGCGGAGATGCCGGCAAACCCCTGCGCCGCAAAGGATATTGCGTGGGCCGCAAGCCTGTTCGGCCGCCCAAGCAGCAACGTATATAAATATATGAATTCATTCGAAATTTGATTCAGATCATCCAGCGCGCTGGCACGATCCACTAAGGCTGGGCAAGAAACACAGCCCTTGTTTACCCCCTGTTTACCAAACCGCAGCCAGGCTTGGAAATACGCAGGCAGGAAAGAATTCCGGGGCGTCAACAGGGATAGGACACGGTTTGGCCCCCAGTCACAGCAGACGCGATATCCTGCGCGGGTCCCTTCGGGGCAGCCGCAGCACGATCATGCGCCCGCCCGGGGCACAGCCTGACTTTGATCGGCTTTGCGACGATTGCGGTGCCTGTTCGCGCGCCTGCCCCGAACGCATCGTGCGCCACGCCAAATCCGGCGGACCTGAACTGGATTTCAGCCATGGCGCCTGCACCTTTTGCGGCGACTGCGCGCGCGCCTGTCCTACGGGGGCGCTGGTCGAAGCCGAGGTCGGCAACTGGCCCTGGCGCGCGACGATCGGGCAATCATGCCTGTCGCACCAGGGCATTGCCTGCCGCGCCTGCGAAGACGCCTGCGAACCACGCGCGATCCGCTTTCGCCTGGAAACCGGGGGCCGTGCCGTGCCGGTCCTGACCCAGGACCAATGCACCGGATGCGGTGAATGCGCCTTTACCTGCCCGGCCGGGGCGGTCGCCTTCGAGCGCCGCCAACCCGCCAAATCGGAGATCACAGCATGAATATCTGCGGATGCCTTGTCCATGTGGCGCCGGACGCGATGCCCGCCGCCCGCCCCCGGATCGAGGACATGAAAGGCGTCGAAATCCACGCCGGAACCGACGACGGGCGCCTTGTCGTCGTCGTCGAGGACACCGACGAGGCCTACGCCTCGGACACCATCATGGCGCTGCACCAGATCCCGGGCGTGCTGTCGCTGACGCTCAATTATCACCATTTCGAAGACCTCTCGCCGCGGGCCCCGCTCGCCGCTACCCAGCCGGAGAACTGACATGACCATCTCGGAATCACGCCGGACGTTCCTCAAAGCCACCGCAGCGGCCAGCACCGCCGCCGCCGTGGGCATTCCGCTTGCCACCGGGCCTGCCGTTGCGCAGACCGCCGGGGCCGGCATCCGCTGGGACAAGGCGCCCTGCCGGTTCTGCGGCACGGGCTGTTCGGTCCTTGTGGGCGTCAAGGAAGGGCGCGTCGTCGCCACCCAGGGCGACCCGGACGCACCGGTGAACCGCGGCCTGAACTGCATCAAGGGCTATTTCCTGTCCAAGATCATGTACGGGTCCGACCGCCTGACCACACCGCTGCTGCGCAAGACCAACGGCGTCTATGACAAGAACGGCGAATTCGAACCGGTCAGCTGGGACGAAGCCTTTGATATCATGGCGCAGAAATGGAAAGAGGCGCTGGCCAAGAAGGGCCCGACCTCGGTCGGCATGTTCGGATCCGGCCAGTGGACCGTCTGGGAAGGCTATGCCGCCGCCAAGTTCATGAAGGCGGGGCTGCGCAGCAACAACATCGACCCGAACGCGCGGCACTGCATGGCCTCGGCCGTTGTGGGCTTCATGCGGGCCTTTGGCATCGACGAACCCATGGGCTGTTATGACGATCTGGAGCACGCGGACACCTTTGTGCTCTGGGGTTCCAACATGGCGGAAATGCACCCGATCCTGTGGTCTCGCCTGACCGACACCCGCCTGACCAAGCCGGGCGCCGAGGTCCACGTGCTGTCGACCTTTGAACACCGCTCGTTCGAGCTGGCCGACAATGGCATGGTCTTTGCCCCGCAGACCGACCTGGCGATCCTGAACTACATCGCGAACTACATCATCCAGAACGATGCGGTGAACTGGGACTTCGTCAACAAGCACGTCAACTTTACCAAGACCGACACCGACATCGGCTATGGCCTGCGCCCCGAGCACGAATTGCAAGTGGCCGCCGCCAACCCCGATTCGGGCAAGCTGACCCCGATGACCTTTGACGAATACGCCGCCTCGGTCGCTGAATATACCGTTGAAAAGGCGTCGGAAATTTCCGGCGTGCCGGTGGCGCAACTGGAACGCCTGGCGCAGCAGTATGCCGATCCGAACCGCAAGGTGATGTCGCTGTGGACCATGGGGTTCAACCAGCACACCCGCGGGTCCTGGGTGAACGGGCTGATGTACAACGTGCACCTGCTGACCGGCAAGATTTCCGAACCCGGCAACTCGCCCTTCTCGCTGACCGGCCAGCCTTCGGCCTGCGGCACCGCGCGCGAGGTCGGCACCTTTGCCCACCGCCTGCCCGCCGACATGGTGGTGACGAACGAAAAGCACCGCGAGATCTGCGAAACCGCCTGGGGCATTCCCGCCGGCACCATCCCGGAAAAGCCCGGTTTCCACGCCGTGTTGCAGAACCGGATGCTGAAGGACGGTGTGCTGAACGCCTATTGGGTCCAGTGCAACAACAACATGCAGGCCGCGCCCAACATGAACGAAGAAGGGCTGCCCGGCTACCGCAACCCTGAAAACTTCATCGCCGTGTCCGACCCCTACCCGACCGTGACGGCCATGGCCGCCGACCTGATCCTGCCCACTGCCATGTGGGTCGAAAAGGAAGGGGCCTATGGCAACGCCGAACGCCGCACCCAGTTCTGGCGCCAGCAGGTCGATGCCCCCGGCGAGGCGCGCTCGGACGTCTGGCAGGTCATGGAATTCTCCAAGCGCTTTACCGTCGAAGAGGCCTGGGGCGAGGAACTGGTTGCCAAGAAACCGGAACTGGCGGGCAAGACCCTGTTCGAGGTCCTGTTCGAAAACGGCAAGGTCAACGCCTACCCGGTGTCGGAAATTGCCGAAGGCTTCGAGAACCAGGAAAGCAAGGATTTCGGGTTCTACGTCCAGAAAGGCCTGTTCGAGGAATACGCCGAATTCGGCCGCGGCCATGGCCACGACCTGGCGGATTTCGACACATATCACCAGGCGCGCGGGCTGCGTTGGCCCGTGGTCGATGGCAAGGAAACGCTCTATCGCTTCCGCGAAGGCTATGACCCTTACGTCGGCGCCGGGGACGAGGTGAAGTTCTACGGCAACGCCGATGGCAAGGCCAAGATCATTTCCGCCCCCTACGAGGCCGCCGCCGAGGAACCGGACGACGAATACGATCTGTGGCTTTGCACCGGCCGGGTGCTTGAACACTGGCATTCGGGGTCGATGACCCGCCGCGTGCCGGAACTGCACCGCGCCTTCCCGAACGCCGTGGTCTTCATGCACCCCGATGACGCGCAGGCGCGCGGGCTGCGCCGTGGCCAGGAAATCATGATTTCCAGCCGCCGCGGCGAAATGCTGAGCCGGGTCGAAACCCGCGGCCGCAACAAGCCGCCCAAGGGCCTGGTCTTTGTGCCCTGGTTCGACGAAGGCCAGCTGATCAACAAGCTGACGCTGGATGCCACCTGCCCGCTGTCCAAGGAAACCGACTTCAAGAAATGCGCCTGCAAGGTCGAGCGCGCCTGATCTGAAGTCATAGGAAAAAAGCAATGTCCGCCACCTCCAAACCCATGTCGCCCCAACGCCGCCGGTTCCTGACGGATACCGCGCGGATGGCGGGTGGCTGCGTGGTGGCGGGCAGTGCGCTGGCCTATCTGGTCAGCGATGCAAAGGCGCTTCCGGCCGAGGCCCTGCGCCCGCCGGGCGCGCTGCCCGAAGACGATTTCCTGGCTGCCTGCATCCGCTGCGGGCTGTGCGTGCGCGATTGTCCTTATGACACCCTGTCCCTTGCGGAACTGGGCGCCGACGGCATCGCCACCGGTACGCCGTTTTTCACCGCACGCGACGTCCCCTGCGAGATGTGTGATGACATCCCCTGCGTCGCCGCCTGCCCCACCGGGGCGCTGGACCCCGGCCTGACCAATATCGACGACGCGCAAATGGGCACCGCCGTGCTGGTCGATCAGGAAAACTGCCTGAACTTCCTGGGCCTGCGCTGCGACGTCTGTTACCGCGTCTGCCCCGTCATCGACGAGGCCATCACGCTTGAGCTGTCGCACAACGACCGCTCGGGCCATCACGCGATCTTTGCGCCCACGGTGCATGCCGACAAATGCAC contains these protein-coding regions:
- the napF gene encoding ferredoxin-type protein NapF, whose product is MAPSHSRRDILRGSLRGSRSTIMRPPGAQPDFDRLCDDCGACSRACPERIVRHAKSGGPELDFSHGACTFCGDCARACPTGALVEAEVGNWPWRATIGQSCLSHQGIACRACEDACEPRAIRFRLETGGRAVPVLTQDQCTGCGECAFTCPAGAVAFERRQPAKSEITA
- a CDS encoding chaperone NapD — encoded protein: MNICGCLVHVAPDAMPAARPRIEDMKGVEIHAGTDDGRLVVVVEDTDEAYASDTIMALHQIPGVLSLTLNYHHFEDLSPRAPLAATQPEN
- the napA gene encoding nitrate reductase catalytic subunit NapA encodes the protein MTISESRRTFLKATAAASTAAAVGIPLATGPAVAQTAGAGIRWDKAPCRFCGTGCSVLVGVKEGRVVATQGDPDAPVNRGLNCIKGYFLSKIMYGSDRLTTPLLRKTNGVYDKNGEFEPVSWDEAFDIMAQKWKEALAKKGPTSVGMFGSGQWTVWEGYAAAKFMKAGLRSNNIDPNARHCMASAVVGFMRAFGIDEPMGCYDDLEHADTFVLWGSNMAEMHPILWSRLTDTRLTKPGAEVHVLSTFEHRSFELADNGMVFAPQTDLAILNYIANYIIQNDAVNWDFVNKHVNFTKTDTDIGYGLRPEHELQVAAANPDSGKLTPMTFDEYAASVAEYTVEKASEISGVPVAQLERLAQQYADPNRKVMSLWTMGFNQHTRGSWVNGLMYNVHLLTGKISEPGNSPFSLTGQPSACGTAREVGTFAHRLPADMVVTNEKHREICETAWGIPAGTIPEKPGFHAVLQNRMLKDGVLNAYWVQCNNNMQAAPNMNEEGLPGYRNPENFIAVSDPYPTVTAMAADLILPTAMWVEKEGAYGNAERRTQFWRQQVDAPGEARSDVWQVMEFSKRFTVEEAWGEELVAKKPELAGKTLFEVLFENGKVNAYPVSEIAEGFENQESKDFGFYVQKGLFEEYAEFGRGHGHDLADFDTYHQARGLRWPVVDGKETLYRFREGYDPYVGAGDEVKFYGNADGKAKIISAPYEAAAEEPDDEYDLWLCTGRVLEHWHSGSMTRRVPELHRAFPNAVVFMHPDDAQARGLRRGQEIMISSRRGEMLSRVETRGRNKPPKGLVFVPWFDEGQLINKLTLDATCPLSKETDFKKCACKVERA
- the napG gene encoding ferredoxin-type protein NapG; its protein translation is MSATSKPMSPQRRRFLTDTARMAGGCVVAGSALAYLVSDAKALPAEALRPPGALPEDDFLAACIRCGLCVRDCPYDTLSLAELGADGIATGTPFFTARDVPCEMCDDIPCVAACPTGALDPGLTNIDDAQMGTAVLVDQENCLNFLGLRCDVCYRVCPVIDEAITLELSHNDRSGHHAIFAPTVHADKCTGCGVCEKSCVLPEAAIKVLPVRLARGSSAEHYLKGWEEQDAKGAPVVEGIIDLPDRLPGPGTDNLAAPGGFEPAFKLPGAGQ